The following proteins are co-located in the Dietzia timorensis genome:
- a CDS encoding alpha-amylase family glycosyl hydrolase, translating into MNNNPSIGAIYSNPVGRDAIDKVVLQLGRDRRWVDNPLVRRLPLRAVARLARPVLGEGFADSLLQLLRDHPGTPAPRLPAASETETGDGPPPWWHSAVFYQVYPRSFADSNGDGIGDLPGITARLDYLAGLGVDCLWLSPIFDSPGDDGGYDIRDYRAVAAEFGTLDDLDALIAACHERGMRIILDLVVNHTSAEHPWFRAACEDPDGPYGDYYFLRDDPGPAGNPAPDSAPPNNWTSFFGGSAWRPLPEARRWALHLFAPTQMDLNWDTPAVRAEVADIVRWWRGRGIDGFRLDVINYISKRRGLPDGNPAIGKLIGFTGIEHYFFGPRLHAYLSELRRNGFTRGDSDSPPSSTVRERRADGSLGDRLPQDRVGVMVGETPGVGVEMGRLLTAHEPRALDLTFNFDVLDEPGRVRWDDYRYDLAYLKDFYLDYLGRLGAGERIALFLDNHDNPRMLSKVLGEDAANPALRAAAAKALAAIQLLLPGVPFLFQGQEIGAINQDFRGISELHDLESLNRYEELRAAGASADEAFAQVLPGARDHARVPMRWAPGPGHDHSSGDAAPWQPAAERSAGFTVAEQDGDPESVLEFHRALIRLRREEPALTSEEVEFLRPHSREYFAWIRRDPVTGTEITVEVNLTAGDRAARGSGHVRRHTYSRCGRWRARRRDGAIRGHGVAARVGGTGFAEIDRAVYTRQVCLLQLDWEET; encoded by the coding sequence ATGAATAACAACCCGAGCATCGGCGCGATCTACTCCAACCCCGTCGGGCGCGACGCCATCGACAAGGTCGTGCTCCAGCTCGGCCGCGACCGCCGCTGGGTGGATAACCCGCTCGTGCGCCGGCTTCCGCTGCGCGCCGTCGCGCGGCTCGCCAGGCCGGTGCTCGGCGAGGGTTTCGCCGACTCGCTGCTGCAGCTCCTACGCGACCACCCGGGCACACCTGCGCCGCGACTGCCCGCCGCCTCGGAGACCGAGACCGGCGATGGCCCGCCGCCGTGGTGGCATTCGGCCGTGTTCTATCAGGTCTATCCTCGCTCCTTCGCCGATTCGAACGGCGACGGCATCGGCGATCTCCCCGGCATCACCGCTCGCCTCGACTACCTCGCAGGCCTCGGCGTCGACTGCCTCTGGCTCTCGCCGATCTTCGACTCCCCGGGCGACGACGGCGGCTACGACATCCGCGACTACCGCGCCGTCGCCGCCGAATTCGGCACCCTCGACGACCTCGACGCGCTCATCGCCGCCTGCCACGAGCGCGGCATGCGCATCATCTTGGACCTCGTCGTCAACCACACGTCCGCCGAACATCCCTGGTTCCGCGCCGCCTGCGAAGACCCGGACGGACCGTACGGCGACTATTACTTCCTGCGCGACGACCCCGGCCCGGCCGGCAACCCCGCTCCCGACAGCGCCCCGCCAAACAACTGGACCTCGTTCTTCGGCGGCAGCGCGTGGCGCCCGCTCCCGGAGGCGAGGCGCTGGGCGCTCCACCTGTTCGCGCCCACCCAAATGGATCTCAACTGGGACACCCCGGCCGTCCGCGCCGAGGTCGCCGACATCGTGCGCTGGTGGCGCGGCCGCGGGATCGATGGCTTCCGCCTCGACGTCATCAACTACATCTCCAAGCGGCGCGGCCTTCCGGACGGGAATCCGGCGATCGGAAAACTTATCGGGTTCACCGGGATCGAGCACTACTTCTTCGGGCCGCGCCTGCACGCGTACCTGTCCGAGCTGCGCCGCAACGGCTTCACCCGCGGGGACTCAGATTCTCCGCCGTCATCCACCGTGCGGGAGCGGCGCGCGGACGGGAGCCTCGGGGACCGGCTGCCGCAGGACCGGGTCGGCGTGATGGTCGGGGAGACGCCCGGCGTCGGGGTGGAGATGGGCCGCTTGCTGACGGCGCACGAACCGCGCGCGCTCGACCTGACGTTCAACTTCGACGTTCTCGACGAACCCGGGCGCGTGCGCTGGGACGACTACCGCTACGACCTCGCGTACCTCAAGGACTTCTACCTCGACTACCTCGGTCGTCTCGGCGCTGGCGAGCGGATCGCGCTGTTCCTCGATAACCACGACAATCCGCGGATGCTGTCGAAGGTGCTCGGGGAGGATGCGGCCAATCCGGCGCTGCGCGCGGCCGCGGCGAAGGCTCTCGCCGCGATCCAGCTGCTGCTGCCCGGCGTGCCCTTCCTGTTCCAGGGGCAGGAGATCGGCGCCATCAACCAGGACTTTCGCGGCATCTCGGAATTGCACGATCTCGAGTCCCTCAACCGCTACGAGGAGCTTCGCGCCGCGGGAGCGAGCGCGGACGAGGCGTTCGCGCAGGTGTTACCTGGCGCGCGCGACCACGCCCGCGTGCCGATGCGCTGGGCGCCCGGGCCCGGGCACGACCACAGCTCCGGCGATGCCGCGCCGTGGCAGCCGGCGGCCGAGCGCTCGGCCGGGTTCACCGTCGCCGAGCAGGACGGAGACCCCGAGTCGGTGCTCGAATTCCACCGCGCGCTCATCCGCCTGCGGCGGGAAGAACCGGCGCTGACGTCGGAGGAGGTCGAATTCCTGCGGCCGCACTCGCGCGAATACTTCGCGTGGATCCGCCGCGATCCGGTGACCGGCACGGAGATCACGGTCGAGGTCAACCTCACGGCGGGGGATCGCGCGGCCCGGGGATCCGGGCACGTCCGACGTCATACTTACAGCCGATGCGGCAGGTGGCGGGCGCGGCGACGAGATGGCGCCATTCGAGGTCACGGTGTCGCGGCGAGGGTTGGTGGTACAGGGTTCGCCGAAATAGACAGAGCGGTCTACACTAGACAAGTCTGTCTATTGCAATTGGATTGGGAGGAAACGTGA
- a CDS encoding glycoside-pentoside-hexuronide (GPH):cation symporter — protein sequence MTKDDGRREQVGGAAAPADEPLARRNTWGFGLGTLGRDMVAAMVTMFLMVYLTEVLDLTNSTLAAVTVVLVVLRVFDAVNDPVMGLIVDNTRSRFGKFKPWIAGGAVAWALGTALLFTDFGLEGAAFVLAFTACYLVWEIAYTVNDISYYGMVPALSRNQTERERIGVVARLCANIGMFAVVVGIVPITNVLEGALGSATSAWLVFAVAISVIMLAFQTITLVATRQRVGTDSPPPTRLSELFAVIARNDQLLWVTAAMFLFMTGFTATAGFGLYYFTYIYGDDGMYAVFAAILGVTQIAGLLSFPLVAAKLSRRQVFTLASGVCAVGYILFAFAGTEVVLIGVAGVAIFFAQAYIQLLIMMFIADCVEYGQWKLGRRNESVTFSLQPFLYKAASAAASGIVGLTLILSGINEADGPADLDSGGVALFKFAMFGVPVLGIAVSWIMVRRKYVLDEDTYAGVVADLRERERAGGDE from the coding sequence GTGACCAAAGACGATGGGCGCCGGGAGCAGGTCGGCGGCGCCGCCGCGCCGGCCGACGAGCCGCTCGCGCGGCGCAACACCTGGGGCTTCGGCCTGGGAACCCTCGGCCGAGACATGGTGGCCGCGATGGTCACGATGTTCCTCATGGTCTACCTCACCGAGGTGCTCGACCTGACGAATTCCACGCTCGCCGCCGTCACCGTCGTGCTCGTCGTGCTACGCGTGTTCGACGCCGTCAACGATCCCGTCATGGGCCTCATCGTCGACAACACCCGCAGCCGATTCGGCAAGTTCAAGCCGTGGATCGCCGGCGGCGCGGTCGCATGGGCGCTCGGCACAGCGCTGCTGTTTACCGATTTCGGTCTCGAAGGCGCCGCGTTCGTCCTTGCGTTCACCGCCTGCTACCTCGTGTGGGAGATCGCCTACACCGTCAACGACATCTCGTACTACGGCATGGTTCCGGCGCTCTCGCGCAACCAGACCGAGCGCGAGAGGATCGGCGTCGTCGCCCGACTGTGCGCGAACATCGGCATGTTCGCGGTGGTCGTCGGCATCGTCCCGATCACGAATGTGCTGGAGGGCGCACTCGGCTCGGCCACGAGCGCCTGGCTGGTGTTCGCCGTTGCCATCAGCGTGATCATGCTCGCATTCCAGACGATCACGCTCGTCGCGACCCGCCAACGCGTAGGGACTGACTCGCCTCCGCCCACCCGGCTATCGGAGCTCTTCGCCGTCATCGCGCGTAACGACCAGCTCCTGTGGGTCACCGCCGCGATGTTCTTGTTCATGACCGGATTCACCGCAACCGCCGGGTTCGGGCTGTACTACTTCACCTACATTTACGGCGACGACGGCATGTACGCGGTCTTCGCCGCGATCCTCGGGGTGACCCAGATCGCGGGGCTGCTGTCATTCCCGCTCGTCGCGGCGAAGCTCAGCCGCCGGCAGGTGTTCACCCTCGCCTCGGGTGTGTGCGCGGTCGGGTACATCCTCTTCGCCTTCGCCGGCACCGAGGTAGTGCTCATCGGTGTCGCCGGGGTCGCGATCTTCTTTGCGCAGGCCTACATCCAGCTGCTCATCATGATGTTCATCGCCGACTGCGTCGAATACGGGCAGTGGAAGCTCGGCCGCCGCAACGAATCCGTCACCTTCTCTCTCCAGCCGTTCCTCTACAAGGCGGCGAGCGCGGCGGCAAGCGGCATCGTCGGGCTCACGCTCATCCTCTCCGGCATCAACGAGGCGGACGGGCCTGCGGACCTCGACTCCGGAGGGGTCGCGCTGTTCAAGTTCGCGATGTTCGGCGTGCCCGTCCTCGGTATCGCGGTCAGCTGGATCATGGTCCGGCGCAAGTACGTCCTCGACGAGGACACCTACGCTGGGGTCGTCGCCGATCTTCGCGAGCGCGAGAGGGCGGGCGGCGATGAATAA